A stretch of Gossypium hirsutum isolate 1008001.06 chromosome A06, Gossypium_hirsutum_v2.1, whole genome shotgun sequence DNA encodes these proteins:
- the LOC121230766 gene encoding glutamyl-tRNA(Gln) amidotransferase subunit A, chloroplastic/mitochondrial, translated as MKNSSWVLSFPCFEKMLSTIQPPRYLSRFPLRGRTKSRPFHILSSAQPVTKTSFAADQSQILSIRYSLLNRHLSAVELTHSYLNRLKQTEPHINCFLHISDPDKVLKQAQDIDDKIKRNEEVGPLAGVLVAIKDNICTADMPSTGGSYILEGYRPPFDATAVKRLKDLGAIVVGKTNLDEFGMGSTTEASAFKVTANPWDLSRVPGGSSGGSAASVSARQCVVSLGSDTGGSVRQPASFCGVVGLKPTYGRVSRFGLMAYASSLDVIGCFGSSVADTGILLHAISGHDSLDATSSKREVPDFTSQFTSASSLKSRPLEGLRVGLIRETVDAGVDSGVKSAIQGAAAHLEQLGCVLKEVSLPSFSLGLPAYYILASSESSSNLSRYDGVRYGNQASSDELNALYEESRAKGFGSEVKMRILMGTYALSAGYYDAYYKRAQQVRTIIRKSFKAALDENDILISPAAPSAAYKIGEKKNDPLAMYAGDIMTVNVNLAGLPALVLPCGFVEGGAVGLPVGLQIIGAAFDEEKLVKVGHIFEQTLEGYNFVPPLITDVGGASA; from the exons atgaaaaattcatcTTGGGTCCTTTCGTTTCCTTGTTTTGAAAAAATGCTATCAACAATTCAACCCCCGCGTTATCTTTCTCGTTTCCCACTCCGGGGCCGGACCAAATCCCGCCCCTTTCACATCCTTTCTTCCGCACAGCCCGTCACCAAGACCTCCTTCGCAGCAGACCAATCACAAATCCTCTCCATTCGATACTCGCTTCTCAACCGTCACCTCAGTGCTGTGGAACTGACCCATTCCTACCTGAACCGTCTCAAACAAACGGAGCCCCATATCAACTGTTTCCTTCACATCTCTGACCCTGACAAGGTCCTGAAACAGGCGCAGGATATTGACGACAAGATAAAAAGGAATGAAGAAGTGGGTCCCCTTGCTGGTGTCCTCGTCGCTATCAAAGACAACATTTGTACTGCTGATATGCCTTCCACTGGTGGCTCTTACATCCTGGAAGGCTACCGTCCTCCGTTCGATGCCACTGCCGTGAAGAGGTTGAAGGACTTGGGCGCCATTGTTGTTGGAAAGACCAACTTGGATGAGTTTGGTATGGGGAGTACTACTGAAGCTTCTGCATTTAAG GTGACAGCGAACCCATGGGACCTTTCTCGGGTGCCAGGGGGATCTTCGGGTGGCTCTGCTGCATCTGTATCTGCCAGGCAATGTGTTGTGTCACTTGGGAGTGACACTGGTGGAAGTGTGAGGCAACCAGCATCATTTTGCGGTGTAGTTGGTTTGAAGCCAACTTATGGACGTGTTTCAAGATTTGGACTTATGGCATATGCGTCATCCCTTGATGTTATCGGATGTTTTGGTTCCTCTGTTGCCGACACCGGGATTCTTCTTCATGCAATTTCTGGTCATGATTCACTTGATGCTACTAGCAGTAAACGA GAGGTGCCTGACTTCACTTCTCAGTTCACTTCTGCAAGTTCTTTGAAATCCAGACCATTAGAGGGGTTAAGGGTTGGTCTTATCCGTGAAACTGTTGATGCTGGTGTTGATTCTGGAGTTAAATCAGCAATTCAGGGTGCTGCAGCTCATCTGGAACAATTAGGATGTGTTTTGAAAGAG GTTTCATTGCCATCCTTCTCTCTTGGTTTGCCAGCTTACTATATTCTTGCATCATCAGAATCATCTTCAAACTTATCAAGATATGATGGTGTCAG ATATGGGAATCAAGCTTCTTCTGATGAGCTAAATGCCCTTTATGAAGAATCGAGGGCTAAAGGATTTGGATCAGAG GTCAAAATGAGAATATTAATGGGAACATATGCGCTTTCAGCTGGATATTATGATGCATATTACAAGCGTGCTCAACAG GTAAGGACCATAATTCGGAAAAGCTTCAAGGCAGCATTGGATGAAAATGACATCCTGATTTCACCTGCAGCTCCATCCGCTGCATATAAGATTG GTGAGAAGAAGAATGACCCATTGGCGATGTATGCCGGAGATATTATGACT GTGAATGTTAACTTGGCGGGCTTACCTGCATTGGTTTTGCCATGCGGATTTGTTGAAGGGGGAGCTGTTGGCCTTCCTGTTGGCCTTCAAATCATTGGTGCGGCATTTGATGAG GAAAAGTTGGTAAAAGTGGGTCACATCTTTGAGCAGACTCTTGAAGGTTACAATTTTGTCCCTCCGCTCATCACGGATGTGGGTGGTGCTTCGGCCTGA